In Spiroplasma chinense, a single window of DNA contains:
- a CDS encoding aldo/keto reductase, with the protein MKILEKKIKFYNKEEIPQIGLGTYKLTDEKETYNVIIEALKLGYRHIDTAQIYKNHKVVAKAIKDSGVPRKEIFITSKIWNDKHDYEGAKEAINTILNELELDYIDLLLIHWPTEQRLECWKAMEESVSAGQAKSIGVSNFLVPHLEELLDKCSIKPVINQIELHPALQCWDLVQYCQYNNIVVESWRTMMMGKCFEVEQIVELAKKYNKTEPQICLRWAFQQDYVIIPKTSKPSRLSENIDIDDFELSDDDMELLSTIPELRDGPDPANFDF; encoded by the coding sequence ATGAAAATTTTAGAGAAAAAAATTAAATTTTATAACAAGGAAGAAATACCTCAAATAGGGTTAGGAACTTATAAACTAACTGATGAGAAAGAGACTTACAATGTGATCATTGAAGCTTTAAAACTTGGATATCGTCATATTGATACAGCTCAAATTTATAAAAACCATAAAGTAGTTGCAAAAGCAATTAAAGATAGTGGGGTACCTAGAAAAGAAATCTTTATTACTTCAAAAATTTGAAATGATAAGCATGATTATGAAGGTGCAAAAGAAGCTATTAATACAATTTTAAATGAATTAGAACTAGACTATATTGATTTGCTATTAATTCATTGACCTACAGAACAAAGATTAGAATGTTGAAAAGCTATGGAAGAAAGTGTAAGTGCAGGTCAAGCAAAATCTATTGGTGTAAGTAACTTTTTAGTTCCTCATTTAGAAGAACTTTTAGATAAGTGCTCTATAAAACCTGTAATTAATCAAATTGAATTACACCCCGCATTACAATGTTGAGATTTAGTACAATATTGTCAATACAACAATATTGTTGTTGAGTCTTGAAGAACTATGATGATGGGTAAATGTTTTGAAGTAGAGCAAATCGTGGAGTTGGCTAAAAAATATAATAAAACAGAACCGCAAATTTGCTTACGTTGAGCATTTCAACAAGATTATGTAATAATTCCAAAAACTTCTAAACCATCAAGACTATCAGAAAATATTGATATTGATGATTTTGAGTTAAGTGATGATGATATGGAGTTATTATCAACAATACCAGAACTTAGAGATGGACCAGATCCTGCAAACTTTGATTTCTAA